GTCGAACTGATCGAAGAAACCATCGGGCCAGGTATCAATGTTGCCCTCGCCGTCTAGGCTCGGACTCTGCACCTGCCGCATGGGATCCAGACCGGCCTCCTGTCGAGGCCGAAAGAAGTGCAACGCAATGTCTTCTGGTAGCAACAGCTGCTTTTTGGCCGCTCGCCGGATTCCGTTCAGCACGTGATCACTGTGCGTCTCCAGCGCCACTTGCACACCGGCAGCGGCGACTTCGGCCATGAACTCACCCATTAGCGCCTGTCCGCCGGGATGCAGGTGAACCTCAGGATTCTCGATCAACAAGAGATCGTTCCTGTTCGCGGACAGTGCCGCCACAACGATGGGAAATACCTGCGTCAAACCGAATCCGGTGTGCACCGGACGATGGAAATCCATGTCCCGGGAAGTCCGAATTCCCAGTGTCACCGCGTTTGATTGAGGGAGCTTGTCGATCGTCAAACCGCATCCAGGAAAGAACTGGCCCATGCGGGCCTCCACCTGACGCAGACGGGTCGGAGGCGTGTCTCTCATCACCAGCCCGTCAATGACCGGCTGGTCCAGACCGGAATACAGCACACTGGCTGCGTATTCTCCGGCGGGACCCACGACAGGTGCCACCTGCGGATCCTCCAGCGGATAGGACTCCCGAGGGCCCAACCTCTCAGCCGTCAAATAGGTCAACCCGCTCAGGCGCGCCGTCAAAGGATCTTCACCCTGTCCCGGCGGCAACAGGCGCCAGAGTCTTTCGGGCCGTTCTTCTCCCTCTCCGTTTACGCGGACGCGTTCGACCGCCATGGACATCTCGCCGCGTTCGCCAGCGAATTCCCACTCATAGGCAACATCTCCGTCCAGCAAGGCGAGCCCGCAATGACGACGCCCATGGACCTGATCAATCACGTCGGACACCGAGCCGAGCCGAATGGCGGCCCCATTCAACATCAGCCGCGTTGACCACTCGTGCTCGCGAATCGTCTGATGCAGCAGAACGAGCCCCTGTAACACCGACGATTTCCCCGATGCATTGACCCCGGACAGCAACGTCAGTGGACGTAGAGGCAGCTTCAACAGGGAGAAACACTTGAAGTGTCGAAGTTCAATCCGCGTAAGCACCCAAAATCCCCTCAAGCGCCTTCCGGGTCGCGTCGAAACGATACCGCACTTTCTTGGCATCGTTCGGTCCATAGGTGATAGACGTGTTGAACTCTTCGTCTTCAAGCAGGCGGTAGAACGCTGCACGGACCTCCTCGTGGCGCGATTGCACCCGCTTAGAGGCATAATGCGACAGTCCCGTTGACATCACGTCCCAGAGCGACGCATTGAGAACGCCGCGGCGTTCTTGCTCTGGCGTGTGCTTCCTGAATGAATGGCGTTCAAACAGTCCGTAATTGTTGGCCAAGCTCCGGCGGAAGGCTCGACTCAGTTCCTGGAGTCCGTCTTCGGTCATCGCGTTCATCCGCCGCAGGCATTGAGCCAAGAATTTGTCCATGTCACCGCCGTATTCCGCTAGCGGGAGAAGCCGAAAGGCGCAAAACCTGTTGACGAACTCCCGGTCCCTCATCTTCTTCCTGTTCAAGCTGTCACCGGTGGCCTCGACAAACGTATCCGTGGCGGATTCGGTCTTCAGAAAGCGCGTCGCCGGTCCCATGAACAGACTGTTCCGCATCTGCTGCCGGGTGAGCGGCTCGCCGCTGTTCACCCGTTCGAAGATATCCAGGCGCGCTTGTTCCGGCGCCTTGGAGTCGATGATGTAGAAGATGAGATTGCAATCCTCGACCCGGTTCTGGAGCTTGGACGACAACTCCGAAAACCGTCTGCCATCCAGTTCACGACGATCGGGAAGGCGCAGCCGCAGTTGGTCCTTGACGAAACGCTGAAATGTGGAAAGACGCTGTAATCCATCGACCACCACCATGCGGCCCTCATCATCTTCCGCCATGTAGAACACCGGCAGAGGAATCCGCATGATCACGGACTCGATCAACTTGCTCTGCTTGTCTTCCGGCCAAATGAATTCACGCTGGAAATCAGGATCCATGACATAGGTATCCTGATCGATTCGTCGAACGACGTCGTGGATCGTCCGGTTCTCGTGTCGAATCAACAGATCATCGAGCGGATAATCTCCCCAAGATCCCCCTTCGGGGTCGAGACCCTCAATTTCTTCATCGTTCGGCGACCCGGCAGCTTGCTGAGCTGTCGGGTTGTCGTCAAGGTTTACGTCTTGCATCTCACTTGCTCCATTCCAAACATGCAGAATCGACCGCGCGCCTCCGATCAAGACTGTCCGCCTGACCTCCGATGCCGATGCACGGTCACGACGCCCATCATGCTCCCCCGGCTCGACGACACCGGTTCACGTTTCCCTCAGTTGCGCAAATCCCGTCGAATGTCCTGGGCGCCTTCTTCAACCTCCCGCGCACCTTGGGCTCAAGTCCGATCTCCCTTTCCAGGGCCGTTGTGTGCGGTAACAGAAGACCAGCCGAAGGCGATCCCTGGATGAGCTCGGGCAAGCGAGCCGGACCGAGTTCGATGCTAAGCGACATCAATGCATAGATGCCATCCTTCATGGAGTTGTCAAGCGTCGGGAGGATCGCGAGGATTGTGTCGACGTCCTACTCGCATCAGTCCCGAGATGGCAGTGAGGCTCTCCATAGCCTTAGATACCGGCTCCAAGCTATGGATGAACATGCAGTCCAGTTACGACTTGTCGCACGCCAAGCAGCGCAGAAAGGAGCTAAAGGTAGAGTCCATTATCCCGGCGTAGGATTCTGGGCGCTTTCGGCTCCGTCAGCAGGAAGCGCAACGCCGTCAGCACTCGGCGAGGGTGTCTGCGGTGCATGGCCATGCCGAGCCAGTAGGCTGCCTCCTCACGCCCCATGGCCTCGATGCCTTCGGCAACGGCGCGCATGTTGTCGCGGCTTCGCATCGGAGCGAGGGTGCGGAACAAAAGACCGAGCGTCAAGGCCAAATCTTCGGAGACGGCATAGCCCTGCTTCCGTTGGTCTCCGAGGACGGGTTTCACGCCTGCCTGTGACAGCCGCTTCAGAACCCTGTGTTCCACGAGTTGCAGGTTGCGGCCTTTCAGGCCGGCGACACGAATCGCTACGCTCAGGTGTGGGGTGGCGGGGCTTGGCATTTGCCAGATTTCGTACTCCGCGTCGGCGGGGCCGTGGCGTCCGATGCGAAGCTCGTAACGCGGCGCCGATTCCGGCGTGTCGATCTGGGCAACCCGTTTGAGACGCGCCATCAGGCTGCGGCCTCCCTGGCGGTAGCCATGACGAACGCGGCGCCGCTGGCGAAGCGCGACAATCGCTCGGTCATCTTCTCCGCGGCGTCGCCCTGCATGGGAAGTCCTTCGGTGAACGTCAGCTCGAAGCCGACTTCCAGGGTCCGGGAGGCGGCGTCGCGAAGTTGCGGTTCGAGAAACTCCCTAACAGGCTGAGCGTCGGACACCGGTCCCTGGAACACCAACTCGAACGAGCCCTGGTCGCGGGTCTCGTAACCGCCGGTCAAGGTCACGAGCTTGTCGGCCCCTGAAACCGCGCCCATGGCTCCGAGCAAGCGAAACGCATCGCCGGCTTCGAACAGGCGGATAGTGAGGACGGCGATCTTCTCGATATTGCGGTCGCGGGCTTGTTCCCAGAGTCTGGCCAAGGCTTCGGTCAGGAGGCCTTCGGCCGACAACGCGCCGGGTGAAGGTTGCTCGTCGGGCGGTGGGTCCACGACCTGGCCTCCGCCCTCGTTAACGGGCTCGACGTACTTCGTCTCTCGGTCGGGCGGCTCCGGTTGCTTTCGCGGCCAGATTCCCTTGTCCATGGCGTACGCCATGGTGAAGACCGCGGACTGCTCGTCG
This Deltaproteobacteria bacterium DNA region includes the following protein-coding sequences:
- a CDS encoding DUF3696 domain-containing protein, yielding MLTRIELRHFKCFSLLKLPLRPLTLLSGVNASGKSSVLQGLVLLHQTIREHEWSTRLMLNGAAIRLGSVSDVIDQVHGRRHCGLALLDGDVAYEWEFAGERGEMSMAVERVRVNGEGEERPERLWRLLPPGQGEDPLTARLSGLTYLTAERLGPRESYPLEDPQVAPVVGPAGEYAASVLYSGLDQPVIDGLVMRDTPPTRLRQVEARMGQFFPGCGLTIDKLPQSNAVTLGIRTSRDMDFHRPVHTGFGLTQVFPIVVAALSANRNDLLLIENPEVHLHPGGQALMGEFMAEVAAAGVQVALETHSDHVLNGIRRAAKKQLLLPEDIALHFFRPRQEAGLDPMRQVQSPSLDGEGNIDTWPDGFFDQFDKDMNYFAGWD
- a CDS encoding DUF262 domain-containing protein, with amino-acid sequence MQDVNLDDNPTAQQAAGSPNDEEIEGLDPEGGSWGDYPLDDLLIRHENRTIHDVVRRIDQDTYVMDPDFQREFIWPEDKQSKLIESVIMRIPLPVFYMAEDDEGRMVVVDGLQRLSTFQRFVKDQLRLRLPDRRELDGRRFSELSSKLQNRVEDCNLIFYIIDSKAPEQARLDIFERVNSGEPLTRQQMRNSLFMGPATRFLKTESATDTFVEATGDSLNRKKMRDREFVNRFCAFRLLPLAEYGGDMDKFLAQCLRRMNAMTEDGLQELSRAFRRSLANNYGLFERHSFRKHTPEQERRGVLNASLWDVMSTGLSHYASKRVQSRHEEVRAAFYRLLEDEEFNTSITYGPNDAKKVRYRFDATRKALEGILGAYAD